A DNA window from Gammaproteobacteria bacterium contains the following coding sequences:
- the msrP gene encoding protein-methionine-sulfoxide reductase catalytic subunit MsrP: protein MANIIIPPGWRIPESEATPHGVYLRRREFVRALGLGMAALGSAACGSKFIANEEDPVEPDPPPDPADPTQPVTPPDANPPTCDDDPPRDPLHTICASPNADLYPAERNITYTLGSRAITDRGVASTYNNYYEFLQRAGNMWRLTGPFRVRPWTVTFSGLCNAPATWDIDALERMFGIEERLYRLRCVETWSIAVPWSGYPLRKLIELAEPQSSANYVAFRSFHRPEEAVGQESGSHWPWPYYEALRLDEAMNDLAFVVTGAYEEPLPKQNGAPLRLALPWKYGYKSAKAFLEVEFTETQPATFWSDYAPNQYGFYSNVNPDVGTPWSQATERHLPSNTPQPTELFNGYGEFVADLYDPELLTRVS, encoded by the coding sequence ATGGCGAACATCATTATTCCGCCCGGGTGGCGAATCCCGGAATCCGAGGCGACACCCCACGGGGTGTATCTCCGGCGTCGCGAATTCGTGCGCGCACTGGGTCTCGGGATGGCCGCGCTCGGGTCGGCGGCGTGCGGTTCCAAGTTCATCGCGAACGAAGAAGATCCCGTCGAGCCGGATCCGCCGCCGGATCCCGCGGATCCCACTCAGCCCGTAACCCCGCCGGATGCCAACCCGCCCACGTGCGACGACGATCCGCCGAGAGACCCGTTGCACACCATCTGCGCATCCCCCAATGCCGACCTGTATCCGGCGGAGCGCAATATCACCTATACGCTGGGCTCGCGAGCGATCACCGACCGCGGCGTCGCGTCCACGTACAACAACTACTACGAGTTCCTGCAAAGGGCCGGAAACATGTGGAGGCTGACCGGCCCGTTCCGGGTCCGTCCTTGGACGGTGACCTTCTCCGGACTGTGCAATGCTCCCGCCACCTGGGACATCGACGCGCTCGAGCGCATGTTCGGCATCGAGGAGCGGCTCTATCGCCTGCGCTGCGTCGAGACCTGGTCGATCGCCGTCCCCTGGAGCGGTTATCCCCTGCGCAAGCTGATCGAACTCGCCGAGCCCCAGTCATCGGCCAACTACGTCGCCTTCCGGAGCTTCCACCGGCCCGAAGAGGCGGTCGGACAGGAAAGCGGTTCACATTGGCCGTGGCCGTACTACGAGGCGTTGCGGCTCGATGAGGCCATGAACGACCTCGCCTTCGTGGTGACGGGCGCCTACGAGGAGCCCCTGCCCAAGCAGAACGGGGCCCCGCTCAGGCTCGCGCTTCCCTGGAAGTACGGCTACAAGAGCGCGAAGGCCTTCCTGGAGGTGGAGTTCACGGAGACGCAACCGGCGACGTTCTGGTCGGACTACGCGCCGAACCAGTACGGCTTCTACTCCAACGTCAATCCGGACGTCGGAACCCCGTGGTCACAGGCGACGGAGCGGCATCTGCCCAGCAACACACCCCAGCCGACGGAGCTCTTCAACGGGTACGGGGAGTTTGTGGCGGATCTCTATGACCCGGAGTTGCTGACTCGCGTGAGCTAG